The following are encoded together in the Citrus sinensis cultivar Valencia sweet orange chromosome 1, DVS_A1.0, whole genome shotgun sequence genome:
- the LOC102611799 gene encoding PRA1 family protein H isoform X1 codes for MGKVFASNPLSLNVTDPAFESWLRDSGYLESLDTATTTSATAVTTASTKETATATTITHSLLHYLYTFISLLTANPFAKLTTDDFSANTPSWTREFIGALGSYSFPSSPHTLKLRVHENVKRYARNYASLFILFFACSLYQMPLALVGLISSLALWDFFKFCSDKWNWDRHPVIRQVLVRIAQCATLVVLMLLNVQMTLFCALAIGYVVMILHAAFRKLSASKHPSRIR; via the exons ATGGGGAAGGTATTCGCATCCAACCCGTTATCTCTAAACGTAACCGACCCAGCATTCGAGTCATGGCTACGCGACTCCGGCTACCTCGAAAGCCTTGACACCGCCACCACGACATCGGCCACCGCCGTCACAACAGCCTCCACCAAAGAAACAGCCACAGCCACGACCATAACTCACAGccttttacattatttatacACCTTTATCTCTCTTCTTACCGCCAACCCTTTTGCTAAACTCACCACTGATGATTTCTCAGCCAACACCCCGTCTTGGACCCGTGAGTTTATTGGGGCTCTTGGGTCTTACTCGTTTCCATCTTCCCCACACACCCTTAAGTTGAGAGTTCATGAGAATGTTAAACGTTATGCCAGGAATTATGCTTCTTTGTTCATCCTCTTCTTTGCTTGCTCTCT ATACCAGATGCCACTTGCACTTGTTGGGTTGATATCAAGTTTGGCACTTTGGGATTTTTTCAAGTTCTGTAGTGACAAATGGAACTGGGATCGGCATCCTGTGATTAGGCAGGTTCTGGTTCGCATTGCACAATGTG CTACATTGGTTGTTCTTATGCTACTGAATGTTCAGATGACTCTATTCTGTGCACTTGCTATCGGTTATGTTG TCATGATTTTGCATGCTGCATTTCGTAAGCTCTCTGCTTCAAAGCACCCTTCTCGGATCagatga
- the LOC102611799 gene encoding PRA1 family protein H isoform X2 — translation MGKVFASNPLSLNVTDPAFESWLRDSGYLESLDTATTTSATAVTTASTKETATATTITHSLLHYLYTFISLLTANPFAKLTTDDFSANTPSWTREFIGALGSYSFPSSPHTLKLRVHENVKRYARNYASLFILFFACSLYQMPLALVGLISSLALWDFFKFCSDKWNWDRHPVIRQVLVRIAQCVMILHAAFRKLSASKHPSRIR, via the exons ATGGGGAAGGTATTCGCATCCAACCCGTTATCTCTAAACGTAACCGACCCAGCATTCGAGTCATGGCTACGCGACTCCGGCTACCTCGAAAGCCTTGACACCGCCACCACGACATCGGCCACCGCCGTCACAACAGCCTCCACCAAAGAAACAGCCACAGCCACGACCATAACTCACAGccttttacattatttatacACCTTTATCTCTCTTCTTACCGCCAACCCTTTTGCTAAACTCACCACTGATGATTTCTCAGCCAACACCCCGTCTTGGACCCGTGAGTTTATTGGGGCTCTTGGGTCTTACTCGTTTCCATCTTCCCCACACACCCTTAAGTTGAGAGTTCATGAGAATGTTAAACGTTATGCCAGGAATTATGCTTCTTTGTTCATCCTCTTCTTTGCTTGCTCTCT ATACCAGATGCCACTTGCACTTGTTGGGTTGATATCAAGTTTGGCACTTTGGGATTTTTTCAAGTTCTGTAGTGACAAATGGAACTGGGATCGGCATCCTGTGATTAGGCAGGTTCTGGTTCGCATTGCACAATGTG TCATGATTTTGCATGCTGCATTTCGTAAGCTCTCTGCTTCAAAGCACCCTTCTCGGATCagatga
- the LOC102611799 gene encoding PRA1 family protein H isoform X3 has translation MGKVFASNPLSLNVTDPAFESWLRDSGYLESLDTATTTSATAVTTASTKETATATTITHSLLHYLYTFISLLTANPFAKLTTDDFSANTPSWTREFIGALGSYSFPSSPHTLKLRVHENVKRYARNYASLFILFFACSLYQMPLALVGLISSLALWDFFKFCSDKWNWDRHPVIRQVLVRIAQCGLSIILQSSC, from the exons ATGGGGAAGGTATTCGCATCCAACCCGTTATCTCTAAACGTAACCGACCCAGCATTCGAGTCATGGCTACGCGACTCCGGCTACCTCGAAAGCCTTGACACCGCCACCACGACATCGGCCACCGCCGTCACAACAGCCTCCACCAAAGAAACAGCCACAGCCACGACCATAACTCACAGccttttacattatttatacACCTTTATCTCTCTTCTTACCGCCAACCCTTTTGCTAAACTCACCACTGATGATTTCTCAGCCAACACCCCGTCTTGGACCCGTGAGTTTATTGGGGCTCTTGGGTCTTACTCGTTTCCATCTTCCCCACACACCCTTAAGTTGAGAGTTCATGAGAATGTTAAACGTTATGCCAGGAATTATGCTTCTTTGTTCATCCTCTTCTTTGCTTGCTCTCT ATACCAGATGCCACTTGCACTTGTTGGGTTGATATCAAGTTTGGCACTTTGGGATTTTTTCAAGTTCTGTAGTGACAAATGGAACTGGGATCGGCATCCTGTGATTAGGCAGGTTCTGGTTCGCATTGCACAATGTG GTCTTTCCATTATACTACAGTCTAGTTGTTGA